The proteins below are encoded in one region of Metabacillus dongyingensis:
- a CDS encoding sigma-54 interaction domain-containing protein, whose translation MEKLIALYKLNKTLEAIVTRILSEHGHQPSCFHSKKTVIDHMMNPFVLITPLTYVNEVHSLSIPVVSLSIHLSDFEKTIEDHDLNDKNPLIMVSEEEKKWLDTENHIRHQNRFEICSREQVHYGYAKKNTSILVSSWEKNLSFLQQSKKHLFFVQPSMDTVISAIRQAIQLIDVTKEMFKEKYQVQAIVDSAHDGLIAVDRQGKITLTNNNAKVFLGLEAEVIGRNITDYIPNSDMLRVLQTGKKEIGDVAKIQDRQFMINRYPVILNNTVVGAVSNFKEITDLQRLEMKLRKKLHENGLEAKYTLNDIVGEAKKICEAKEQAKVFAKTDATVLITGESGTGKELFAQGIHLQSTRAIGPFVAVNCAAFPESLLESELFGYEEGSFTGARKGGKQGLFELAHGGTLFLDEIGEMPLQIQAHLLRVLQERSIRRIGGKRTIPVNVRIIAATNTNIESEIENKRFRNDLYYRLNVLSLDLPPLRTRLADIPLLTRHFIRQFNEQHRKQIEKIDEDFFSVLQEYHWPGNIRELRNVLERIVLLQQDSAISAKDASYYYPKLRINRSDTTAGNATIKEKEKDLIQVALKQYESKAEAAKSLGIDRSTLWRKIKEYKL comes from the coding sequence GTGGAGAAATTGATCGCATTGTATAAATTGAATAAAACACTAGAAGCAATCGTCACTCGAATTTTAAGTGAACACGGTCATCAGCCTTCCTGCTTTCACTCAAAAAAAACAGTTATAGATCATATGATGAACCCATTTGTTCTAATTACGCCCTTAACTTATGTAAACGAGGTTCACTCACTTTCCATCCCAGTTGTTTCATTGTCCATTCATTTAAGTGATTTCGAAAAAACAATAGAAGATCATGATCTTAACGATAAAAATCCTCTTATTATGGTCTCAGAAGAAGAAAAAAAGTGGTTAGATACTGAAAATCATATAAGGCATCAAAATCGTTTTGAAATTTGCAGCAGGGAACAGGTTCATTACGGCTACGCAAAGAAAAACACATCCATTCTTGTTTCTTCTTGGGAAAAAAACCTTTCATTTTTACAGCAATCTAAGAAGCATCTCTTTTTTGTTCAGCCTTCAATGGATACGGTAATTTCCGCTATTCGTCAGGCAATCCAATTAATCGATGTTACGAAAGAGATGTTTAAAGAAAAATATCAAGTACAGGCTATTGTAGATTCTGCACATGATGGTTTAATAGCAGTTGACCGGCAAGGGAAAATCACGTTGACCAATAATAATGCGAAAGTATTTCTGGGTTTGGAAGCAGAAGTTATTGGCCGAAATATTACAGATTATATCCCGAATTCTGATATGCTGAGAGTTCTGCAAACAGGTAAGAAGGAAATAGGGGATGTAGCCAAAATTCAGGACCGTCAATTCATGATTAATCGGTATCCTGTTATTCTTAATAACACTGTTGTAGGAGCAGTATCCAATTTTAAAGAGATTACAGACCTGCAAAGGCTTGAAATGAAGTTAAGGAAAAAGCTGCATGAGAATGGTCTAGAGGCTAAATATACACTTAATGATATTGTAGGAGAAGCAAAAAAAATCTGTGAAGCAAAGGAACAGGCCAAGGTATTTGCAAAAACGGACGCTACAGTATTAATTACAGGGGAGTCTGGAACAGGAAAAGAATTATTTGCCCAGGGAATTCATTTACAAAGCACCAGAGCAATTGGACCTTTTGTGGCAGTTAATTGTGCCGCATTCCCTGAAAGTTTACTAGAGAGTGAACTATTTGGCTATGAAGAAGGAAGTTTTACAGGAGCAAGAAAAGGAGGAAAACAAGGACTATTTGAATTGGCGCATGGAGGAACTTTATTTTTGGATGAAATAGGTGAAATGCCATTGCAAATTCAGGCGCACTTATTAAGAGTTTTACAGGAGAGATCAATTCGAAGGATTGGGGGCAAGCGAACAATACCTGTGAATGTTCGTATTATCGCAGCAACCAATACAAACATTGAATCCGAAATTGAAAATAAGCGGTTTAGAAATGATTTATACTATCGTTTAAATGTGCTTTCACTTGATTTGCCGCCATTACGCACAAGGCTTGCTGATATCCCCCTCCTTACCCGCCATTTTATCCGGCAATTCAATGAACAGCACCGCAAACAAATTGAAAAGATTGATGAAGACTTTTTTTCTGTATTACAAGAGTATCACTGGCCGGGAAATATCCGTGAGTTAAGAAATGTCTTGGAACGAATTGTCTTGCTTCAACAAGATTCAGCCATATCTGCAAAAGATGCCTCGTATTATTATCCTAAACTTAGAATAAACAGATCCGACACAACTGCTGGCAATGCGACCATTAAAGAAAAAGAAAAAGATTTAATCCAAGTAGCGCTAAAGCAATATGAAAGTAAGGCAGAAGCAGCAAAATCACTTGGAATTGATCGATCAACACTTTG